A single window of Gammaproteobacteria bacterium DNA harbors:
- a CDS encoding aspartate-semialdehyde dehydrogenase codes for MGKKVNVAVVGATGAVGETMISILEQRDFPVAELFPLASSRSVGKRVEFRGKSIPVGDLETFDFSRAQIGLFSAGASVSKVHAPRAGAAGCIVIDNTSQFRYDDDIPLVVPEVNPHAIARYPGHNIIANPNCSTIQMVVALKPIHDAVGIERINVCTYQAVSGTGRKAIEELAGQTANLLNAKPITPAVYPKQIAFNVIPQIDVFLDNGYTKEEMKMVWETKKILEDDAILVNPTTVRVPVFFGHSEAVHIETRKKITVEKARELLERAPGVTVLDRREPGGYPTAVTEAAGNDPVFVGRIREDISHPRGLNLWIVADNVRKGAALNSVQVAEILLRDYLH; via the coding sequence ATGGGCAAGAAGGTGAATGTGGCGGTGGTGGGGGCGACCGGTGCGGTGGGCGAGACCATGATCTCGATCCTCGAGCAGCGCGATTTCCCCGTTGCGGAGCTGTTTCCGCTGGCCAGCAGCCGTTCGGTCGGCAAGCGTGTCGAGTTCCGCGGCAAGTCGATCCCGGTCGGCGACCTCGAGACCTTCGATTTTTCGCGCGCGCAGATCGGCCTGTTCTCGGCCGGCGCCAGCGTGTCCAAGGTCCACGCGCCGCGCGCCGGGGCGGCCGGCTGCATCGTGATCGACAATACCTCGCAGTTCCGCTATGACGACGATATCCCGCTGGTGGTGCCGGAGGTGAATCCGCACGCGATCGCCCGCTATCCCGGTCACAATATCATCGCGAACCCGAATTGCTCGACAATTCAGATGGTTGTGGCGCTCAAGCCGATCCATGACGCGGTCGGCATCGAGCGCATCAATGTCTGCACCTATCAGGCGGTATCGGGCACCGGGCGCAAGGCCATCGAGGAACTGGCGGGGCAGACGGCGAACCTGCTGAATGCCAAACCGATCACGCCTGCGGTCTATCCGAAGCAGATCGCGTTCAACGTCATCCCCCAGATTGACGTGTTCCTGGACAACGGCTATACCAAGGAAGAGATGAAAATGGTCTGGGAGACTAAAAAAATCCTGGAAGATGACGCTATCCTTGTGAACCCGACCACAGTCAGGGTTCCGGTATTTTTCGGACACTCCGAGGCCGTGCACATCGAGACCCGGAAGAAGATCACGGTCGAAAAGGCCCGGGAACTGCTGGAGCGCGCGCCCGGGGTCACGGTCCTGGACCGACGCGAGCCCGGGGGATACCCGACCGCGGTGACCGAGGCGGCGGGCAACGACCCGGTGTTCGTGGGCCGTATCCGCGAGGATATCTCCCACCCGCGTGGCCTGAACCTGTGGATCGTCGCGGACAATGTGCGCAAGGGGGCGGCCTTGAACAGTGTTCAGGTGGCCGAGATTCTGCTGCGGGATTATCTGCATTAA
- the leuB gene encoding 3-isopropylmalate dehydrogenase, with the protein MSKKLLVLPGDGIGPEIIAQALKVLARLQRDFGLDIEIEHDLVGGAAYEAHGRPLTDETLKRAHAADAVLLGAVGGPKWESLDIALRPEKGLLGLRSGLGLFANLRPAVLHSQLAGASTLKPEVVSGLDIMIVRELTGGIYFGQPRGIRRLSNGERLGFNTLVYSESEIERIGRVAFETARKRGKRLCSVDKANVLESTELWREVMTQLQRDYPDVALSHMYVDNAAMQLVRAPKQFDVMVTTNMFGDILSDCASMLTGSIGMLPSASLNATGQGMYEPIHGSAPDIAGKGIANPIGTILSVAMMLKYSLGAPQLAERVERAVSAVLDQGARTADIHTPDMRRVGTEEMGVAITAALG; encoded by the coding sequence ATGAGCAAGAAGTTACTGGTATTGCCGGGCGACGGCATCGGCCCCGAGATCATCGCGCAGGCGCTCAAGGTGCTCGCGCGGCTGCAACGCGACTTCGGCCTCGACATCGAGATCGAACACGACCTGGTCGGCGGCGCCGCCTATGAGGCGCACGGGCGTCCGCTGACCGATGAAACCCTGAAGCGCGCGCACGCGGCGGACGCGGTATTGCTCGGCGCGGTGGGCGGGCCGAAGTGGGAGTCGCTCGACATCGCGCTGCGACCGGAGAAGGGCCTGCTCGGCCTGCGGTCCGGCCTCGGGTTGTTCGCCAACCTGCGTCCCGCCGTGCTGCATTCGCAGCTCGCCGGCGCCTCCACGCTGAAGCCGGAAGTGGTCAGCGGGCTCGACATCATGATCGTGCGCGAGCTGACCGGCGGCATCTATTTCGGCCAGCCGCGCGGCATCCGCCGGCTTTCAAACGGCGAACGCCTGGGTTTCAACACTCTCGTGTACAGCGAATCCGAGATCGAGCGCATCGGGCGCGTGGCCTTCGAGACCGCGCGGAAACGTGGCAAGCGCCTGTGCTCGGTCGACAAGGCCAACGTGCTGGAGAGCACTGAGCTGTGGCGCGAGGTGATGACGCAGCTGCAGCGCGACTACCCGGATGTCGCCCTGAGTCATATGTACGTCGACAACGCCGCGATGCAGCTGGTGCGGGCGCCGAAGCAGTTCGACGTCATGGTGACGACGAACATGTTCGGCGACATCCTGTCGGACTGCGCCTCGATGCTGACCGGTTCGATCGGGATGCTGCCGTCCGCCTCGCTGAACGCCACCGGCCAGGGCATGTACGAACCGATTCACGGCTCGGCGCCGGACATCGCCGGCAAGGGAATCGCCAACCCGATCGGCACCATCCTGTCGGTGGCGATGATGCTGAAGTACTCCCTGGGCGCGCCGCAGCTGGCGGAACGCGTCGAGCGGGCGGTTTCCGCCGTGCTCGACCAGGGCGCGCGCACGGCGGATATCCATACCCCGGATATGCGCCGCGTGGGGACCGAGGAGATGGGCGTGGCGATTACCGCGGCGCTGGGATGA
- the leuD gene encoding 3-isopropylmalate dehydratase small subunit: MEKLDKLTGIVAPLDRVNVDTDAIIPKQFLKSIKRSGFGPNLFDEWRYLDHGEPGMDMSKRIVNPDFVLNQSRYRGATVLLARDNFGCGSSREHAVWALADFGFRVVIAPSFADIFYNNCFKNGVLPAALPAHVVDDLFTAVEAHPGYALAVDLAAQEITTPAGDRHGFAIDPFRKHCLLNGLDEIGLTLEHRDEIAAYEERRRRTAPWLFVTPAGT; this comes from the coding sequence ATGGAAAAACTCGACAAGCTGACCGGGATCGTGGCGCCGCTCGACCGCGTCAACGTCGATACGGATGCGATCATCCCCAAGCAGTTCCTCAAGTCGATCAAGCGCAGCGGATTCGGGCCCAACCTGTTCGACGAGTGGCGCTACCTCGATCACGGTGAGCCGGGGATGGATATGTCGAAGCGCATCGTCAATCCGGACTTCGTGCTCAATCAGTCGCGCTACCGCGGCGCGACCGTCCTGCTCGCGCGCGACAACTTCGGCTGCGGCTCCTCGCGCGAGCACGCGGTGTGGGCGCTGGCGGACTTTGGCTTCCGCGTCGTCATCGCGCCCAGCTTCGCCGACATCTTCTATAACAACTGCTTCAAGAACGGCGTGCTGCCGGCAGCCTTGCCGGCGCATGTCGTCGACGACCTGTTCACGGCGGTGGAGGCGCATCCGGGCTACGCCCTCGCCGTCGATCTCGCCGCGCAGGAGATCACCACCCCGGCGGGGGACCGCCACGGTTTCGCGATCGACCCGTTCCGCAAGCACTGTCTGCTGAACGGGCTCGACGAGATCGGGCTCACGCTGGAGCACCGCGACGAGATCGCCGCCTACGAGGAGCGCCGCCGGCGGACGGCGCCCTGGTTGTTCGTGACGCCCGCCGGCACGTAA
- a CDS encoding entericidin A/B family lipoprotein → MKHWLALGLVALMVLGVAGCETMKGLGRDISKAGEKIEGAADK, encoded by the coding sequence ATGAAACATTGGTTGGCGCTGGGTCTGGTGGCGTTGATGGTGCTGGGGGTGGCCGGTTGCGAAACCATGAAGGGTCTGGGCCGCGACATCTCCAAGGCCGGCGAAAAGATCGAGGGCGCGGCGGACAAATGA
- the leuC gene encoding 3-isopropylmalate dehydratase large subunit — MAKTLYDKLWDDHVVRDNGDGTCLLYIDRHLVHEVTSPQAFEGLRLAGRQPWRVSSVLAVPDHNVPTTDRARGISDPVSREQVETLDSNCREFDIIEFRMNDPRQGIVHVIGPEEGATLPGMTVVCGDSHTSTHGAFGALAFGIGTSEVEHVLATQCLVQKKSRTMQIRIEGRCGPGITAKDIALAVIGRIGTAGGTGYVIEYAGAAVRALSMEGRMTLCNMTIEAGARAGMVAVDETTIEYLRGRPFAPAGEQWERAVAAWRGLQSDPDATFDAVVEIDAATIQPLVTWGTSPEMVTTVDGRVPRLEEFSDPVKRRGAERALEYMGLTPGMPIRDIRVDKIFIGSCTNSRIEDLRAAAAVVRGRHVAANVRLAMVVPGSGLVKRQAEEEGLDRIFTAAGFEWREPGCSMCLAMNADRLEPGERCASTSNRNFEGRQGPGGRTHLVSPAMAAAAAIAGHFIDVREI; from the coding sequence ATGGCTAAGACCCTGTACGACAAACTGTGGGACGATCACGTGGTGCGCGACAACGGCGACGGCACCTGCCTGCTGTATATCGACCGCCACCTGGTGCACGAGGTGACCTCGCCGCAGGCCTTCGAGGGTCTGCGCCTGGCCGGCCGCCAGCCGTGGCGCGTCTCCAGCGTGCTCGCGGTGCCCGACCACAACGTGCCAACCACCGACCGCGCCCGGGGTATCAGTGACCCGGTGTCGCGCGAGCAGGTGGAGACCCTGGACAGCAACTGCCGCGAGTTCGACATTATCGAGTTCCGGATGAATGACCCGCGCCAGGGCATCGTGCATGTGATCGGACCAGAGGAAGGCGCCACATTGCCGGGCATGACGGTGGTGTGCGGCGACTCGCATACTTCGACCCATGGCGCCTTCGGCGCGCTCGCCTTCGGCATCGGTACCTCCGAGGTCGAGCACGTGCTGGCGACTCAGTGCCTGGTCCAGAAGAAGTCCCGCACCATGCAGATCCGCATCGAGGGCCGTTGCGGGCCCGGCATCACGGCCAAGGACATCGCGCTTGCGGTGATCGGGCGCATCGGCACCGCCGGCGGCACCGGCTACGTGATCGAGTACGCCGGCGCGGCGGTGCGTGCGCTGTCGATGGAAGGGCGCATGACGCTGTGCAATATGACCATCGAGGCCGGCGCGCGCGCCGGCATGGTCGCGGTGGACGAGACCACCATCGAATACCTGCGCGGCCGGCCCTTCGCGCCCGCGGGCGAGCAGTGGGAGCGCGCCGTCGCCGCCTGGCGCGGCCTGCAGAGCGATCCCGACGCGACGTTCGACGCCGTGGTGGAAATCGACGCCGCGACGATACAGCCGCTGGTGACCTGGGGCACCTCGCCCGAGATGGTGACCACGGTGGATGGCCGCGTCCCGCGGCTGGAGGAATTTTCCGATCCGGTGAAGCGCCGCGGCGCGGAGCGCGCGCTGGAATACATGGGCTTGACGCCGGGCATGCCGATCCGCGACATCCGGGTCGACAAGATCTTCATCGGATCCTGCACCAATTCGCGCATCGAGGACCTGCGCGCGGCCGCCGCGGTGGTGCGCGGGCGGCACGTCGCGGCCAACGTCAGGCTGGCGATGGTGGTGCCGGGCTCCGGGCTGGTCAAGCGGCAGGCCGAGGAGGAGGGGCTCGACCGGATCTTCACGGCGGCGGGCTTCGAGTGGCGCGAGCCGGGCTGTTCGATGTGCCTGGCGATGAACGCCGACCGGCTCGAGCCGGGAGAACGCTGCGCCTCGACCTCGAACCGCAATTTCGAGGGGCGCCAGGGTCCGGGCGGCCGCACCCATCTGGTCAGTCCGGCGATGGCCGCCGCCGCGGCCATCGCCGGGCATTTCATCGATGTACGGGAAATCTGA
- the folD gene encoding bifunctional methylenetetrahydrofolate dehydrogenase/methenyltetrahydrofolate cyclohydrolase FolD, with translation MTARLLDGKAIAAELRDRIRRRVAERGTQGLRPPGLAVILIGDNPASQVYVASKRKACEELGILSRSYDLPATITQQKLLELIDDLNRDATIDGILVQLPLPPHIDSETVIERIRPDKDVDGFHPYNIGRLAVRLPLLRPCTPRGIMTLLEHTGIPLHGLDAVVVGASNIVGRPMSLELLLGGCTATTCHRFTRDLAAQVRRAELLVVAVGKPGLVKGEWIRPGAIVIDVGMNRDAQGRLVGDVEFAAAAERAAWITPVPGGVGPMTVATLMENTLWAAENLHRAQG, from the coding sequence GTGACGGCGCGCCTGCTGGACGGCAAGGCGATCGCCGCCGAGCTGCGCGACCGGATCCGACGCCGCGTCGCCGAGCGCGGGACCCAGGGCCTGCGCCCGCCCGGGCTCGCGGTCATCCTGATCGGCGACAATCCGGCCTCGCAGGTGTACGTCGCGAGCAAACGCAAGGCCTGCGAGGAACTGGGCATCCTGTCCCGCTCCTATGACCTCCCCGCGACCATCACCCAGCAGAAACTGCTTGAGCTGATTGATGATTTGAACCGGGATGCGACCATCGACGGCATCCTGGTCCAACTGCCGCTGCCGCCGCACATCGACTCCGAGACCGTCATCGAGCGCATCCGTCCGGACAAGGACGTGGACGGCTTCCACCCGTACAACATCGGCCGCCTGGCCGTGCGCCTGCCGCTGCTGCGCCCCTGCACGCCGCGCGGCATCATGACCCTGCTGGAGCACACCGGGATCCCGCTGCACGGGCTCGACGCCGTGGTGGTCGGCGCCTCGAACATCGTCGGCCGCCCGATGTCGCTCGAACTGCTGCTGGGCGGCTGCACCGCCACCACCTGTCACCGCTTCACGCGCGACCTCGCCGCCCAGGTGCGGCGCGCCGAACTGCTGGTCGTCGCGGTCGGGAAGCCGGGGCTGGTCAAGGGGGAATGGATCCGTCCGGGCGCCATCGTCATCGACGTCGGCATGAACCGCGACGCGCAGGGCAGGCTGGTGGGCGACGTCGAATTCGCGGCGGCGGCCGAGCGCGCCGCGTGGATCACCCCGGTGCCGGGCGGCGTTGGCCCGATGACCGTGGCGACGCTGATGGAGAATACCTTGTGGGCGGCGGAGAATTTACACAGGGCTCAGGGCTGA
- a CDS encoding cysteine--tRNA ligase → MLQIYNSLTRRKEPFRPIKPGVVRMYVCGMTVYDYCHIGHARVMVVFDVVARYLRSRGYDVTYVRNITDIDDKIIRRATERGESIGQLTDFFIQAMNEDAAALGVLPPDQQPRATTSIDDIKAMIGVLVEKGYAYAAANGDVYYDVSKFTSYGRLSGKKLEDLRAGERVAIGEAKDDPLDFVLWKAAKPGEPSWESPWGPGRPGWHIECSAMSTRCLGDHFDIHGGGMDLMFPHHENEIAQSEAATGHPFVNVWMHNGFVQIDEQKMSKSLGNFFTVREVLKRYKPEVVRFFIVSSHYRSPLNYSDQNLDNARAALDGFYLALRGLIPSDTTGEGEGYVARFEAAMDDDFNTPEALAVLNELRTEINRAKAAGNSAHANALGGVLIRLGTGLGLQQQKPEDYLKSGAGVSVGVEAAKLSITTYPPEVKIQTGDAKINELVTQRIEARSRKDWAEADRVRKELDALGVILEDGPQGTTWRRK, encoded by the coding sequence ATGCTCCAGATCTACAACAGTTTGACGCGGCGGAAGGAGCCCTTCCGGCCGATCAAGCCCGGTGTTGTCCGCATGTACGTGTGCGGCATGACGGTGTACGACTATTGCCACATCGGGCACGCCCGCGTGATGGTGGTGTTCGACGTGGTGGCGCGCTACCTGCGCAGCCGCGGCTACGACGTCACCTATGTGCGCAACATCACCGACATCGACGACAAGATCATCAGGCGCGCGACCGAGCGCGGCGAGTCCATCGGGCAGCTGACCGATTTCTTCATCCAGGCGATGAACGAGGACGCCGCGGCGCTCGGCGTACTCCCGCCCGACCAGCAGCCGCGCGCGACGACCTCGATCGACGACATCAAGGCGATGATCGGCGTGCTGGTGGAGAAGGGCTACGCCTACGCGGCCGCCAACGGCGATGTCTATTACGACGTCAGCAAATTCACGAGTTACGGCCGGCTGTCGGGCAAGAAGCTGGAGGACCTGCGCGCCGGCGAGCGCGTCGCCATCGGCGAGGCCAAGGACGATCCGCTCGACTTCGTGCTGTGGAAGGCCGCGAAGCCGGGCGAGCCCAGCTGGGAGTCGCCGTGGGGGCCGGGCCGTCCCGGCTGGCACATCGAATGCTCGGCGATGTCCACCCGCTGCCTCGGCGACCACTTCGACATCCACGGCGGCGGCATGGACCTGATGTTCCCCCACCACGAGAACGAGATCGCCCAGAGCGAGGCCGCCACCGGCCATCCGTTCGTCAACGTCTGGATGCACAACGGCTTCGTGCAGATCGACGAGCAGAAGATGTCGAAGTCGCTCGGCAACTTCTTCACCGTGCGCGAGGTGCTGAAACGCTACAAGCCGGAGGTCGTGCGATTCTTCATCGTCAGCAGCCACTATCGCAGCCCGCTGAATTACTCGGATCAGAACCTCGACAACGCGCGCGCGGCGCTGGATGGCTTCTATCTGGCATTGCGTGGCCTTATCCCGAGCGATACGACCGGTGAAGGAGAGGGATACGTCGCCCGTTTCGAAGCAGCCATGGACGACGATTTCAATACACCGGAAGCGCTGGCCGTCTTGAACGAGCTGCGGACCGAAATCAATCGCGCCAAGGCGGCAGGCAACAGCGCACACGCGAATGCGCTGGGCGGGGTACTGATTCGGCTTGGAACTGGGCTTGGATTGCAGCAGCAGAAGCCTGAAGATTATCTCAAGAGTGGCGCTGGGGTATCCGTCGGCGTTGAAGCGGCGAAGTTATCCATAACGACATATCCTCCTGAAGTTAAGATACAGACTGGAGATGCCAAGATAAACGAACTTGTTACACAGCGAATCGAGGCGCGCAGCCGCAAGGACTGGGCCGAGGCCGATCGCGTTCGCAAAGAGTTGGATGCCCTTGGAGTGATCCTGGAAGATGGTCCACAGGGAACGACGTGGCGCAGAAAATAA
- a CDS encoding peptidyl-prolyl cis-trans isomerase, with the protein MPKPFTTTLGKLLLIMTTIAANPSHAADTAPRVLLQTNQGDITLELDRAQAPVTVDNFLTYVRDGFYDGTIFHRVIKRFMIQGGGLTEDYSQKPTRPPIKNEADNGLKNLRGTIAMARTSNPQSATAQFFINTVDNSFLDYRDQTQSGWGYAVFGKVVAGMETVDKIENLPTGSSGMIPRDVPKTMVIIEKATVVSAGDQPAAP; encoded by the coding sequence ATGCCGAAACCGTTCACGACAACCCTGGGGAAACTCCTGCTCATCATGACGACCATAGCCGCAAACCCATCGCACGCCGCCGACACCGCGCCCCGCGTCCTGCTGCAGACCAACCAGGGCGACATCACGCTGGAACTCGACCGCGCGCAGGCGCCGGTCACCGTGGACAACTTCCTGACCTACGTGCGCGACGGCTTTTACGACGGCACGATCTTCCACCGCGTAATCAAGAGGTTCATGATCCAGGGCGGCGGACTCACCGAAGACTACAGTCAGAAACCGACCCGTCCGCCGATCAAGAACGAGGCGGACAACGGCCTGAAGAACCTGCGCGGCACCATTGCGATGGCGCGCACCTCCAACCCGCAGTCGGCCACGGCGCAGTTCTTCATCAACACCGTCGACAACTCCTTCCTCGATTATCGCGACCAGACGCAGAGCGGCTGGGGTTACGCGGTGTTCGGCAAGGTGGTCGCCGGCATGGAGACGGTGGACAAGATCGAAAACCTGCCCACCGGCAGCAGCGGCATGATCCCGCGCGACGTGCCGAAGACCATGGTCATCATCGAGAAGGCGACCGTTGTCTCCGCCGGAGACCAGCCCGCGGCGCCCTGA
- a CDS encoding UDP-2,3-diacylglucosamine diphosphatase produces MTVAFISDLHLCAERLAMTGLLRAFLRRRLRPGDTLYILGDLFEAWLGDDAVLPDQSPVLAELRATAERGITLFFMHGNRDFLAGMDFAAQSGCRLLADPAVIELGGERVLLMHGDTLCTDDHEYQAYRARVRSPEFRAHVLSLTIDERIALAGHYRSESARLSRDKPPEIMDVNPQAVEAAMRAHGVHRLIHGHTHRQAIHEFTLDGAPARRYVLGDWYRDGCALEYSAGNYRMGNFDLDSLDSRPAG; encoded by the coding sequence ATGACCGTCGCCTTCATCTCCGACCTGCACCTGTGCGCCGAGCGCCTGGCCATGACCGGGCTGTTGCGCGCATTCCTGCGCCGGCGCCTCCGTCCCGGCGACACGCTGTACATCCTCGGCGACCTGTTCGAGGCCTGGCTCGGCGACGACGCCGTGCTGCCTGACCAGTCTCCCGTGCTCGCGGAACTGCGCGCGACCGCGGAACGCGGAATCACCCTCTTCTTCATGCACGGCAACCGCGACTTTCTCGCCGGCATGGACTTCGCCGCGCAGAGCGGCTGCCGGCTGCTCGCGGATCCCGCCGTGATCGAACTCGGCGGCGAGCGCGTGCTGCTGATGCACGGCGATACGCTGTGCACCGACGACCACGAATACCAGGCCTACCGCGCGCGCGTGCGCAGCCCGGAGTTCCGCGCCCACGTCCTGTCGCTGACGATCGACGAACGCATCGCGCTGGCCGGGCACTACCGCAGCGAGAGCGCGCGCCTGTCGCGCGACAAACCGCCGGAGATCATGGACGTCAACCCGCAGGCCGTCGAGGCGGCGATGCGCGCCCACGGCGTGCACCGCCTGATCCACGGCCATACCCACCGCCAGGCGATCCATGAATTCACGCTCGACGGCGCGCCCGCCCGGCGCTACGTCCTCGGCGACTGGTATCGCGACGGCTGCGCGCTGGAGTATTCCGCGGGAAACTATCGTATGGGCAACTTTGACCTGGACAGCCTCGACAGCCGCCCAGCGGGCTGA
- a CDS encoding ferrochelatase, producing the protein MERRGIIGVLLSNLGTPEQPTAPAVRRYLREFLSDRRVVALPPWLWLPVLNGIILQVRPRRSARLYEGVWTPEGSPLLVTAQRQLQAVRAHFAADERLVFALGMRYGSPSIPAALEELRTAGAERLLVVPLYPQYSSATTASTFDAVARALEGWIRVPELRVVADYHAEPWYIRALADSIREAWRQQPAAERLLFSFHGMPSKTRQQGDPYYDQCQRTARLVAAELGLKEDRWLATFQSRFGYAEWLQPYTDQTLRAWGGSNVASVDVVCPGFSADCLETLEEIAVMNRELFVEASGGRFRYIPALNERADHIEGIAELIRRQTQGW; encoded by the coding sequence ATGGAACGGCGGGGGATCATCGGCGTACTGCTGAGCAATCTCGGGACGCCCGAGCAGCCGACCGCGCCGGCGGTGCGGCGGTATCTGCGCGAATTCCTGTCCGATCGCCGCGTCGTCGCCTTGCCGCCCTGGCTCTGGCTGCCGGTGCTGAACGGCATCATCCTGCAGGTGCGCCCACGCCGCTCGGCGCGGCTCTATGAAGGCGTCTGGACGCCGGAGGGTTCGCCGCTGCTGGTGACCGCGCAGCGCCAGCTGCAGGCCGTGCGCGCGCATTTCGCCGCCGACGAGCGCCTGGTGTTCGCCCTCGGCATGCGCTACGGCTCGCCCTCGATCCCCGCCGCGCTGGAGGAGCTGCGCACGGCCGGCGCCGAGCGCCTGCTGGTGGTGCCCTTGTATCCGCAGTATTCCTCCGCGACCACGGCCTCGACCTTCGATGCCGTCGCGCGCGCGCTCGAAGGCTGGATCCGGGTGCCGGAACTGCGCGTGGTGGCCGACTATCATGCCGAGCCCTGGTACATCCGCGCGCTGGCCGACTCCATCCGTGAGGCCTGGCGCCAGCAGCCGGCAGCCGAGCGCCTGCTGTTTTCCTTCCATGGCATGCCGAGCAAGACCCGGCAGCAGGGCGATCCCTACTATGACCAGTGCCAGCGCACCGCGCGCCTCGTCGCCGCCGAACTCGGCCTCAAGGAGGACCGCTGGCTGGCCACGTTCCAGTCACGCTTCGGCTATGCCGAATGGCTGCAGCCCTACACCGACCAGACCCTGCGCGCCTGGGGCGGCTCCAACGTCGCCAGCGTCGACGTGGTCTGCCCGGGGTTTTCCGCCGATTGCCTGGAGACGCTGGAGGAGATCGCGGTGATGAACCGCGAGCTGTTCGTCGAGGCGAGCGGCGGGCGATTCCGCTACATCCCCGCGCTCAACGAGCGAGCGGATCATATTGAGGGGATCGCGGAACTGATACGCCGCCAGACCCAGGGCTGGTGA